A region from the Drosophila ananassae strain 14024-0371.13 chromosome 2L, ASM1763931v2, whole genome shotgun sequence genome encodes:
- the LOC6500890 gene encoding V-type proton ATPase 116 kDa subunit a1, translating into MGDMFRSEEMALCQMFIQPEAAYTSVSELGETGCVQFRDLNVNVNAFQRKFVTEVRRCDELERKIRYIETEIKKDGIVLPDIQDDIPRAPNPREIIDLEAHLEKTESEMIELAQNEVNMKSNYLELTELRKVLENTQGFFSDQEVLNLDSTNRAGGVDEATAQHRGRLGFVAGVINRERVFAFERMLWRISRGNVFLKRSDLDEPLNDPATGHPIYKTVFVAFFQGEQLKNRIKKVCTGFHASLYPCPSSHNEREEMVRNVRTRLEDLKLVLSQTEDHRSRVLATVSKNLPSWSIMVKKMKAIYHTLNLFNMDVTKKCLIGECWVPTKDLPIVQKALSDGSAAVGSTIPSFLNVIDTNEQPPTFNRTNKFTRGFQNLIDAYGVASYRECNPALYTCITFPFLFAVMFGDLGHGLILVLFGAWMVLSEKKLARIRNGGEIWNIFFGGRYIILLMGLFACYTGFVYNDIFSKSMNVFGSRWVNNYNTSTVLTNPSLQFPPNTSAQGVYPFGLDPVWQLADNKIIFLNSFKMKLSIIFGVLHMVFGVCMSVVNFTHFKRPASIILEFVPQILFLLLLFGYMVFMMFFKWVSYNAKTSFQPETPGCAPSVLIMFINMMLFKNTPPPKGCNEFMFEAQPELQKVFVLIGLCCIPWMLLGKPLYIKFTRKNKAHANHNGQLTGNMELAEGETPLPTGFSGNEESAGGGAHGHDDEPMSEIYIHQAIHTIEYVLSTISHTASYLRLWALSLAHAQLSEVLWNMVLSLGLKMSGVGGAIGLFLIFGAWCLFTLAILVLMEGLSAFLHTLRLHWVEFMSKFYEGLGYAFQPFSFKAILDGEDEE; encoded by the exons ATGGGGGACATGTTCCGAAGTGAGGAAATGGCCCTGTGCCAAATGTTCATTCAGCCGGAGGCCGCATACACCTCCGTCTCGGAGCTGGGTGAAACCGGCTGTGTGCAGTTCCGCGAC TTGAATGTCAACGTGAACGCCTTCCAGCGGAAGTTCGTGACCGAGGTGAGGCGCTGTGATGAACTGGAGAGGAAGATCCGGTACATCGAAACGGAGATCAAGAAGGACGGCATCGTCCTGCCTGACATCCAGGATGATATTCCTCGTGCCCCCAATCCACGTGAGATCATCGATCTGGAGGCTCATCTTGAGAAGACCGAGTCGGAGATGATTGAGTTGGCTCAGAACGAGGTGAACATGAAGTCCAACTACTTGGAGCTCACCGAGCTGCGCAAGGTTCTGGAGAACACCCAGGGCTTCTTCTCCGACCAGGAGGTGCTTAACCTGGACTCCACCAACCGTGCCGGCGGAGTGGATGAGGCTACCGCCCAGCACCGTGGTCGTCTGGGATTCGTGGCTGGTGTGATCAACCGGGAGCGTGTGTTCGCCTTCGAGCGCATGCTGTGGCGTATTTCCAGGGGCAACGTCTTCTTGAAGCGCTCCGATCTGGATGAGCCCCTGAACGATCCAGCCACTGGTCACCCCATCTACAAGACCGTCTTCGTGGCCTTCTTCCAGGGCGAGCAGCTGAAGAACCGCATCAAGAAGGTGTGCACTGGATTCCACGCCTCCCTATACCCTTGCCCCAGCTCGCACAACGAGCGCGAGGAGATGGTGCGCAATGTCCGCACTCGCCTGGAGGATCTGAAGCTGGTTCTCAGCCAGACTGAGGATCACCGTAGCCGTGTTCTGGCCACCGTGTCGAAGAACCTGCCGTCGTGGTCGATCATGGTCAAGAAAATGAAGGCCATCTACCACACGCTCAATCTGTTCAACATGGACGTGACCAAGAAGTGCCTGATCGGCGAATGCTGGGTGCCAACCAAGGATCTGCCTATTGTGCAGAAGGCTCTGTCGGACGGATCCGCCGCCGTGGGCAGCACCATTCCCTCGTTCCTGAACGTGATCGATACCAATGAGCAGCCACCAACCTTCAACAGGACGAACAAATTCACTCGTGGCTTCCAGAACCTGATTGATGCCTATGGTGTGGCCTCCTACAGGGAGTGCAATCCCGCACTGTACACCTGTATCACCTTCCCCTTCTTGTTCGCTGTGATGTTCGGCGATTTGGGCCACGgtttgattctggttctgtTCGGCGCCTGGATGGTGCTCAGCGAAAAGAAACTGGCTCGCATCCGCAACGGCGGTGAGATCTGGAACATCTTCTTCGGAGGTCGTTACATCATTTTGCTCATGGGTCTGTTTGCTTGCTATACTGGATTTGTCTACAACGACATCTTCTCAAAGTCAATGAACGTATTTGGATCGCGTTGGGTGAACAACTACAATACCTCCACCGTTTTGACGAATCCCAGCCTGCAGTTTCCACCCAATACCTCTGCCCAGGGCGTGTATCCGTTTGGACTTGATCCCGTGTGGCAGCTGGCCGACAACAAGATCATCTTCCTCAACAGCTTCAAGATGAAGCTCTCCATCATTTTCGGAGTGCTGCATATGGTTTTCGGTGTCTGCATGTCGGTGGTGAACTTCACCCACTTCAAGCGCCCTGCATCCATTATCCTGGAGTTTGTGCCCCAGATTctgtttctgctgctgctcttcGGCTACATGGTCTTCATGATGTTCTTCAAGTGGGTCAGCTACAATGCCAAGACTAGCTTCCAGCCCGAGACCCCTGGATGCGCTCCTTCCGTGCTGATCATGTTCATCAACATGATGCTGTTCAAGAACACTCCTCCCCCCAAGGGATGCAATGAGTTCATGTTCGAGGCCCAGCCCGAGTTGCAGAAGGTGTTTGTCCTGATTGGCCTGTGCTGCATTCCCTGGATGCTGTTGGGCAAGCCCCTCTACATCAAATTCACACGCAAGAACAAAGCTCAT GCCAACCACAATGGTCAGTTGACTGGCAACATGGAGTTGGCTGAAGGCGAGACCCCGTTGCCCACAGGGTTCTCCGGAAACGAGGAGAGTGCTGGTGGTGGCGCCCATGGCCATGACGATGAGCCCATGAGCGAAATCTACATCCACCAAGCCATCCACACCATCGAATACGTGCTCAGTACCATCTCTCACACCGCCTCCTACCTGCGTCTCTGGGCTCTGTCTTTGGCCCATGCTC AGCTTTCCGAGGTGTTGTGGAACATGGTGCTGTCCCTGGGTCTGAAGATGTCTGGTGTGGGTGGTGCCATCGGCCTGTTCCTCATCTTTGGCGCATGGTGCCTGTTCACCCTTGCCATCCTGGTCCTGATGGAGGGTCTATCTGCCTTCCTTCACACCCTGCGTCTTCACTGGGTGGAGTTCATGAGCAAGTTCTACGAGGGTCTGGGCTACGCCTTCCAGCCCTTCAGCTTCAAGGCCATCCTGGATGGCGAGGATGAGGAGTAA
- the LOC6500891 gene encoding V-type proton ATPase 116 kDa subunit a1: MSKWWSFGSHQESNSIFRSEVMSLVQMYLQPEAAYDTLAALGEAGCIQFRDLNEKVNAQQRKFIGEVRRCDELERRIRYIISELAKEGHKVLDLIEDFPPAPQPREIIELETLLEKTETEIMELAANNVNLQTSFLELNEMIQVLERTDQFFSDQESHNFDLNKRGTHRDPEQSNGRLGFVAGVINREREFAFERMLWRISRGNVFLRKCEVDVPMTDPKTGNVLHKSIFVVFFQGDQLQARIRKVCNGFHAHMYPCPSSHGERQEMVKNVKIRLDDLQAIINQTSDHRTCVLKAALKQLPNWTASIKKMKAIYHTLNLFNVDLGSKCLIGEGWVPKRDLDQVEAALAVGSATVGSTIPSFINVLDTKKEPPTHFPLNKFTRGFQNLIDAYGIANYREVNPGLYTCITFPFLFAVMFGDMGHGTILFLLGLWMVVDETRLSKKRGGEIWNIFFAGRYIIMLMGLFAMYTGFHYNDIFSKSINVFGTRWVNVYNRTTVLTNPTLTLNPSVATNGVYPMGIDPIWQSASNKIIFLNTYKMKLSIIFGVLHMTFGVCLSVENFVFFKKYAYIILQFVPQVLFLLLMFGYMCFMMFYKWVKYSPTTDVLANSPGCAPSVLIMFIDMVLFKSETASPGCDVNMFPIQRELEMIFLVVAILCIPWILLGKPLYIKFQRRGRPAGPVVEVDEVVEKIEIATGKEIIITEIAESHESGGHSEEDDEPMSEIWIHQAIHTIEYILSTISHTASYLRLWALSLAHAQLSEVLWTMVLSLGLQMNGYVGAIWLFFIFAIWEFFTIAIMVMMEGLSAFLHTLRLHWVEFMSKFYTGAGYPFTPFSFRDILVVVEDD, translated from the exons ATGTCCAAGTGGTGGAGCTTTGGCTCCCATCAGGAGAGCAATAGCATTTTTCGGAGTGAGGTGATGTCCTTGGTGCAAATGTATTTGCAACCAGAGGCTGCCTACGATACCCTTGCTGCTCTGGGCGAAGCGGGCTGTATCCAGTTTCGTGAT TTGAATGAAAAGGTGAATGCCCAGCAGCGCAAGTTTATTGGCGAAGTGCGTCGCTGTGATGAACTCGAGAGGCGTATACGTTATATAATTTCCGAATTGGCCAAGGAAGGTCACAAGGTACTAGACCTGATCGAAGACTTCCCACCGGCCCCTCAGCCACGTGAAATAATTGAGCTGGAGACCCTGTTGGAGAAGACCGAGACGGAGATCATGGAGCTGGCCGCCAACAATGTGAACCTTCAGACCAGTTTCCTGGAGTTAAACGAGATGATCCAGGTCCTGGAGCGCACTGATCAGTTCTTCTCCGATCAGGAGTCTCACAATTTTGATTTGAACAAACGAGGCACCCATCGAGACCCGGAGCAGTCCAATGGTCGCCTAGGATTCGTGGCCGGAGTAATTAATCGCGAAAGGGAGTTTGCCTTCGAACGGATGCTGTGGCGCATTTCCAGGGGCAATGTCTTTCTGCGCAAGTGCGAAGTGGATGTACCGATGACGGATCCAAAAACTGGAAATGTCCTGCACAAGAGCATCTTTGTGGTCTTCTTCCAGGGAGACCAGCTGCAGGCCAGAATAAGGAAGGTGTGCAACGGCTTCCACGCCCACATGTATCCCTGTCCTAGTTCGCATGGCGAGCGCCAGGAGATGGTGAAGAATGTTAAGATTCGTCTGGACGATCTCCAGGCGATCATCAACCAAACGAGTGACCACAGGACCTGTGTCCTCAAAGCTGCCCTGAAGCAATTGCCGAACTGGACTGCTTCGATCAAGAAAATGAAGGCCATCTATCACACCCTGAACCTTTTCAATGTGGACTTGGGCAGCAAGTGCCTCATTGGAGAGGGTTGGGTTCCCAAACGTGACCTGGACCAGGTGGAGGCCGCCTTGGCCGTGGGATCAGCTACCGTTGGCAGCACCATACCTTCATTCATTAATGTTTTGGACACCAAAAAGGAACCCCCTACCCACTTCCCTCTGAACAAGTTCACCCGAGGATTCCAAAATCTGATCGATGCCTACGGAATTGCCAACTACCGAGAGGTTAACCCGGGTCTGTATACCTGCATTACCTTCCCGTTCCTATTTGCCGTGATGTTTGGAGACATGGGCCACGGCACCATCCTGTTCCTGTTGGGTCTCTGGATGGTCGTAGATGAAACACGCCTGAGCAAGAAACGAGGAGGCGAGATCTGGAACATTTTCTTTGCCGGTCGCTACATAATCATGCTAATGGGTTTGTTTGCCATGTATACGGGATTCCACTACAACGACATATTTTCAAAGTCCATCAATGTCTTCGGTACCCGGTGGGTCAATGTCTACAACCGGACCACCGTGTTGACCAACCCTACTCTCACTCTAAACCCCTCGGTGGCCACAAATGGTGTTTATCCCATGGGCATCGATCCCATTTGGCAGTCGGCCTCTAACAAGATCATTTTCCTAAACACCTACAAGATGAAGTTATCCATCATCTTCGGAGTGCTGCACATGACTTTTGGAGTCTGCCTGTCGGTGGAGAACTTTGTGTTCTTCAAGAAATATGCTTATATTATCCTGCAGTTCGTGCCACAGGTGCTGTTCCTGCTGCTCATGTTCGGCTATATGTGCTTCATGATGTTCTACAAGTGGGTGAAATATAGTCCCACCACCGATGTTCTTGCCAATTCTCCTGGATGTGCTCCATCGGTGCTGATTATGTTCATTGACATGGTTCTTTTCAAATCGGAGACCGCCAGTCCAGGCTGTGATGTCAACATGTTCCCCATTCAACGCGAACTCGAAATGATCTTCCTTGTGGTGGCCATATTGTGCATCCCTTGGATTCTGCTAGGAAAGCCCCTGTACATCAAGTTCCAGCGCCGTGGAAGG CCCGCTGGTCCAGTTGTAGAGGTTGACGAAGTAGTTGAAAAAATTGAGATCGCCACCGGAAAGGAGATCATCATAACAGAAATTGCCGAGTCCCATGAATCTGGCGGCCACAGTGAGGAGGATGATGAGCCGATGAGTGAGATCTGGATCCATCAGGCTATTCACACTATCGAGTACATCCTCAGTACCATTTCCCACACAGCCTCTTACCTACGCCTGTGGGCTCTGTCCCTCGCCCATGCCC AGCTTTCCGAGGTACTCTGGACCATGGTGCTGTCCTTGGGCCTGCAAATGAATGGCTATGTGGGCGCCATCTGGCTCTTCTTCATCTTTGCCATTTGGGAGTTTTTCACAATCGCCATCATGGTGATGATGGAGGGCCTGTCCGCCTTCCTGCACACTCTGCGTCTTCACTGGGTGGAGTTCATGAGCAAGTTCTATACTGGAGCTGGATATCCTTTCACTCCCTTCAGCTTCAGGGATATCTTGGTTGTCGTTGAGGatgattaa